The region CCGCACCGCGCTGGCCGCGTTCAGTATCCTCCTCCTGGAAGAAGAAAACCGGCCGCTGGAAATCGAAGTCAACGGCTTGCCGATAGTGTTCCTGGCCGCGGATTTTACAAACTCGGACGTGGAATCCGGTTTGGCAGACCTGGAACGGTCCGTGCGCCAAGCCTCCGCGTCGCGCAAGCTGGTGGTGGTCTCCCTGCACTGGGGGATGGAATACCAATCGGGCCGCGAACCGCTCCAACGCCGGATCGCACTCGCGCTTTCGGATGCGGGGGCCGACATCCTTTGGGGCCATCACCCTCACACCTTGCAGGAATGGGAATGGATCGGAAGCGCCCCGGTGTTCTACAGCCTTGGAAACGCGGTCTTCGACCAGCATTACCCCGCTTCCGTGCGGCGCGGCGGATTGGCCGGCGTGGAAATCGACCGGCGCGGCGTGCGCCGAGTCTGGCTGCTTCCGTTTGCGATCGATGTCCGCAACGGGAAGACCGGCCCGCTGGACCTGCCGTCGCTTCAGGTCGCCGACTCACCGCTTCCCGCGACCGGAAGCGAACGGCCGGATCCCAGACCCGGGGCCGGGCGTTTTCCCCCGGGACCGTTGACATCCGTCTTTCGATCAGTAGAATAGAACCCAGCCTTGGGGATCGCGGGACAACATCTCCGCCCGCCGAAAAAACAATTTACCGCATTGGATCGATAGGGGTCAGGGGGAATCCTGCTGTTCGGAGCCTGACCGCCCATGCGCCTGATTCGTCGCCGCCAGAACGCCGCTCCTCCCTCAGACGTGTTGGAAAATTTATCGATTCTCCTCGCCGAGTGCCGCACCTCCGCGGCCAAAGGGCCGATCATCGCCCGGTCCATGGATCTGATCCAGGATCTGGCGCCCTCGGATTCGCTGTTGTTGCTCGGGTATCCTTTCGGGAAAGACGCCGCACAGGTCCTGCATTCCCTCGGGAGCTGGTCCTCCCTTGGCGGGGCCCAAATCGAATTCTTCAGAAGGCCGGAAAGCGCCGGCGCCGAATGCCGCGTCCACGGAATCCCCGTCGCCGAAGTCCTCCGCAGGGTGGAGGTGGCGCCGCACCACCTCCGGGAATTCCCCCTATGCGCCGGCAAACGTGCCGTCGGCGCGCTCTGGATCGGACGCGGACGGGAGCCGCAGGAGGATTACTCACCGGAGGAGGTCCGGATCTGCGGCATAATCGCGGACATCCTCGGTCTCGCCCTATCGCAACTCGGAATCCACAACCGTCTGGAGCGGCAGTACGCGCAATTGGCATCCTTCCGCACCGTCGAGCGCGCCATCGCCAGCAGCATGGACCTGAACGTCACGTTGAACGTCTTTTTGGATCAGACGATGACCCAACTCGAAGCGGACGCCGCTGCGATCCTTTTGCTGGACCCGCCGGGGCGCGATTTGACCCTGGCCGCCGCCCGCGGTTTTCGGAAAGAAAACCGCCCCCATTCCCGGATCCGTCTGGACCATGCCCTGGCGCTGCAAGCCGGATTGGAGCGGAAAACAGCCTCGCTGGAGTTTTCCCGTCCGGATGACCCCGCCCGCCTTGCCCAACCGCTGATGCGCGATGAAGATTTCTACAGCTGGCATGCCGCTCCGCTGATCGCCCATGGGCAGGTCCGGGGGATATTGGAAGTGTTCCGGCGCTCGCCTGCCGCTCCGGATCCGGATCGGCAGGAGTTGCTCGAATTGCTGGCGGTGCAGGGGGCGATCGCAATCAACAGCACGGAATCCCTCGGCGCCCTGCAGCGCATCCGCTCGGTCTTGGACCTGACCTGCGATTCCGCCATCGAAGGCTGGTCCCGGGCGGTCGACCTTCACGCCCGGGATGCGGAGGGCCACGGGAAGCGGGTTGCCGAGCTGTCCGCCCGCACCGCGGAGCATATGGGGATTCCGCCGGATCAGATTCTGGCGATCCGGAGAGGCGCACTGCTCCACGACATCGGCAAGATCGGCATTCCGGACCGGATCCTGTGGAAGCCCGAACCGCTGACGGAGGAAGAATGGTCGGTGATGCGCCTGCATCCGAAATACGCGGAGCATTTGCTCGAGCCGATCGAATTCCTGCGGCCGGCGCTTGACATTCCCAAATATCATCACGAGCGCTGGGACGGCAGCGGTTATCCGTACGGCTTGGCGGGAACCGGCATCCCCCTGGCGGCGAGGATCTTCTCGGTCATCGACGTGTGGGATTCGATGCAGGCCCGGCGTCCGTTCCGCGATCCCCGGAGTGAAGCCGAAACGGTGGTGTATCTGCGCCAATCCGCCGGTCGGCAATTCGATCCCGAGGCCGTCGGCGCGTTCCTGGAAGTGCTCAAGGAGAACGGCCTGTAGCCGGAGGGGCTTAGAGTTGCTTCCCCAATTTTCCGGCCAGGACCTCTAGTTTCGATCGATGGACGACGGCCAGCACCTCGTCGGATTCCTTGAGCACAGTCTCCCCGTGCGGAAGAATCAGATCGCCTTTGCGGATGATCGCCACCAGGACGCATTCTTTGGGCAGTCCCAAATCCCGGATGGCTTTTCCGTGAGCTTCGGATTCCGGATGGATTTTCTCCTCCACCAGCGAAAAAGCGCCTTTCCGCAGTTTGATCAACGTCATCATGTCGCCCAGGGACATTTCCTCGGCGATCAGCCGGGCCATCATGTCGGCTTGGCTGATCGCCACGTCCACGCCCATGTCCGGGGTGAACAGCCAGCCATTCTTGGGGTTGTTCACGCGCGAGATCACCCTGGGCACCCGGAATTCGAACTTCGCCAGGGTGGTGATCACCAAGTTGGCGTCGTCCTGATCGGTCACGGCCGCCAGCACTCCCGCGGATCCGATGCCTGCCTTCTCCAGCGTGGACGGGGAGCTCATCTCCCCGAAGACGGCCGTTCCCTCCGGCAGTTCTTCCTGCAGCCTTCTGAACACCTCCGGCCGGCCGTCCACGACGCGGACGGTGTGCCCGCCCTGAAGGAGGATCTCCGCCAGGTGGGAGCCGACCTTTCCTCCGCCGACGATGATGACGTTCATCGCTGACCTCCTTCCCCGATCCCGAGCAGCTGTTCAAATCGGTCCATGGATGCGGCCAGGACGGCGTAGTGGATCAGGTCGCCTTCGCGGATCTCCGTCCCCAACACCGGGAGGAAGGCTTTGTCCTGCCGGGTGACGGCGACGACCGAGATCTCTCCGGGGACGACGACGGCGTTGACCGTCCGTCCGATCAGCGGAGGCGAAGCTTCGAGGGTGAAGAGGGTCACCTCCCCGTTGCCGTAGGAGCCGCGGGCGTCCAATTCGGAATGGGTCAGGACCTCACGGATCCGCTCGGCGCCCCAGGCGGTGGAGGAAATGGTGCTGAGTCCGAGCCGGCGGTAGATCTCCGCCCGCCGCAGGTCGAACAACCGAGCCACGACCCGCGGCACGTGGAAGATGTTGCGGGCGATCCGCGCCGCGACGATGTTGGCGTTGTCGGAATCGCTGGTGGCGGCGAAGGCGTCCGCCCGTTCGATCCCGGCGCGGATCAGCACGTCGCGGTAGAACCCCACTCCGATCACGATCTTCCCGCGGAATTCCGATCCCAGACGATCGCGGACGTGCTCGTCGCAGTCGATCACGGTGATGTCGTGCCCTTCCGCCGACATCAGCCGGCTGACTTCCGCGCCTACGCGCCCGCATCCCATGATGATTGTTTTCATACGGCCGTCCTTTCCTCATCCCGCCTTCCGGCCGGAGAATTGGAAGGCGGGGGGATTTCCCGGTCGCGCGCAAACCATCCGCGTCGAACCAGGCTCTTGCGGATCCATTCCAAGAAGTAGACCGCCGGAGCGAACGGGGCAAGGAAGGCCCAGAAGGCCGGCGGCAACGGCAGGAGTTCAAACAAACCGTTGAAGACCGGAATGTAAATCAGCATCAGCAGCATCGCGGCCGCCAGAACGACGCTGACCAGCAGCATCCGGTTGCTGAAGTATCCGATTCCGCCGACCCTTCCGCGGCTGGTGCGGCAGGCGAAGGCGTTGCCGATCTGACAGCAAACAACGCCGGCCAGAAAAACGGTCGAAGCCATGACGTAGGTCCGGCCCGGCGCGGAGAGGAGCAGTTCTTCGTAAGGAAGCCACAGCGGCTGAACGAGATCCTTCCAGGCGAAAGGATCCATCCAATAATACACGAAAAAGAATCCCGCATAGCACAGAACTGTCTCCAGGAGTCCAAGCCACAGGCTCCTTCCGGCCACGCTCCGATCCAGCATCGGTTGATCCCGGCCCCGCGGCGGCCGGTCCATGACGTCCGGTTCCGGCCGTTCGCTGCCCAGCGCCAGCCCCGGCAAAAGGTCGGTGCCCAGGTCGATGGCCAGAATTTGGGCCACCGTCAAAGTCATCGGGATGTCGAACAAGGCCGAGAGGATCAGCGGGACCATTTCCGAAATGTTGCTGGCGAAAATGTAGGTGAAGAATTTTCTCAGGTTGTCGAACACCGCGCGGCCCTCTTCCACGGCATGGGCCACTGCGCCGAAATTGTCGTCGGTCAGGACGAGATCCGCCGCCTCGCGCGCCACGTCCGTTCCGGAGATCCCCATCGCCACGCCGACGTCGGCCTTGCGCAGGGCGGGGGCGTCGTTGACTCCGTCGCCGACGACGGCCACCACGTCGCCCCGTTCCTGAAAGGCCGCCACCAGGCGCAATTTGTGCTCCGGCGCCATGCGCGCGAAGATTACCTCCTCGCGCAGGAGGACCTGCAACTGCGCGTCGCTCAACCGATCCAACTCGGCCCCGGTCAGAATGCGGGGATTCTCGGCGGTCAGCATCCCGATCCGGCGTGCCAGCGAGTCGGCGGTCAATCCGTAATCTCCGGTAATCATCACCCAGCGGATTCCACCCTTTCTGCAGCGGTCGACCGCTTCGGCGACTTCCGGACGCGGCGGGTCCATCATTGCCGCCAGCCCGAGAAAGGTCAGATCCTGCTCCACGTTTTCCGCCGAATAATCCGTACAGCATCCCCCTTCCTGGTACAGGGGTCGGTAAGCCAGCGCAAGGACCCGCAGGGCGTTGCGGGCATACCTGTCGTTGGCGGCCAATATCCGCGACCGGAGTTCCTGTTCCAGCGGGAGGTCCTTTCCCTCCATGCGGATCCGCGTGCAAAGGTGCAGGACCTCGCGCGGAGCCCCCTTGACGAAGGCGGTCTCCCTGTTCCCGTGATGATGGATCGTGCACATCCGCTTGCGGCGGGCGTCGAAGGGGATCTCGTGTATGCGGGGGAACGTTCTTCCTTCCTCCGCTTCGTCCACGCCGCCCTTCAAGGCCAGCACGCGCAGGGCT is a window of Anaerolineales bacterium DNA encoding:
- a CDS encoding GAF domain-containing protein, with product MRLIRRRQNAAPPSDVLENLSILLAECRTSAAKGPIIARSMDLIQDLAPSDSLLLLGYPFGKDAAQVLHSLGSWSSLGGAQIEFFRRPESAGAECRVHGIPVAEVLRRVEVAPHHLREFPLCAGKRAVGALWIGRGREPQEDYSPEEVRICGIIADILGLALSQLGIHNRLERQYAQLASFRTVERAIASSMDLNVTLNVFLDQTMTQLEADAAAILLLDPPGRDLTLAAARGFRKENRPHSRIRLDHALALQAGLERKTASLEFSRPDDPARLAQPLMRDEDFYSWHAAPLIAHGQVRGILEVFRRSPAAPDPDRQELLELLAVQGAIAINSTESLGALQRIRSVLDLTCDSAIEGWSRAVDLHARDAEGHGKRVAELSARTAEHMGIPPDQILAIRRGALLHDIGKIGIPDRILWKPEPLTEEEWSVMRLHPKYAEHLLEPIEFLRPALDIPKYHHERWDGSGYPYGLAGTGIPLAARIFSVIDVWDSMQARRPFRDPRSEAETVVYLRQSAGRQFDPEAVGAFLEVLKENGL
- a CDS encoding NAD-binding protein yields the protein MKTIIMGCGRVGAEVSRLMSAEGHDITVIDCDEHVRDRLGSEFRGKIVIGVGFYRDVLIRAGIERADAFAATSDSDNANIVAARIARNIFHVPRVVARLFDLRRAEIYRRLGLSTISSTAWGAERIREVLTHSELDARGSYGNGEVTLFTLEASPPLIGRTVNAVVVPGEISVVAVTRQDKAFLPVLGTEIREGDLIHYAVLAASMDRFEQLLGIGEGGQR
- a CDS encoding cation-transporting P-type ATPase: MPSAPIFSLRPIDVYAALETGPEGLSVEEAASRLSLYGPNRLHVVKPVSIDYKHLLSQVSHPMALLLWAAGTVALIGGRPVLGAVIWLVVVVNAVFSFWQEYRAERAISSLEKLLPDYSRVLREGVESSLPTSEIVPGDILVLAEGDNIPADARVVEEFGLRVNNAALTGETLPVRKSADASPLTEMTEVERPNLIFAGTSVASGTARAVVYSTGSLTQFGRIARLTQETPPQQSRLQAEMSRITRLFSLAALGIGALCFLWGVTEEGIPWLSAFLLAIGIIVAVIPEGLVPTLTISLAIAVQRLTRRGVLVKSLAMMETVGTVSVICTDKSGTLTQNQMTVREIWSGGRQYRVSGSGYELKGGFSPVPSGRWKEDLRLVLRAAAMCNNSRLLPPSPERPKWSYLGDQTEAALRVLALKGGVDEAEEGRTFPRIHEIPFDARRKRMCTIHHHGNRETAFVKGAPREVLHLCTRIRMEGKDLPLEQELRSRILAANDRYARNALRVLALAYRPLYQEGGCCTDYSAENVEQDLTFLGLAAMMDPPRPEVAEAVDRCRKGGIRWVMITGDYGLTADSLARRIGMLTAENPRILTGAELDRLSDAQLQVLLREEVIFARMAPEHKLRLVAAFQERGDVVAVVGDGVNDAPALRKADVGVAMGISGTDVAREAADLVLTDDNFGAVAHAVEEGRAVFDNLRKFFTYIFASNISEMVPLILSALFDIPMTLTVAQILAIDLGTDLLPGLALGSERPEPDVMDRPPRGRDQPMLDRSVAGRSLWLGLLETVLCYAGFFFVYYWMDPFAWKDLVQPLWLPYEELLLSAPGRTYVMASTVFLAGVVCCQIGNAFACRTSRGRVGGIGYFSNRMLLVSVVLAAAMLLMLIYIPVFNGLFELLPLPPAFWAFLAPFAPAVYFLEWIRKSLVRRGWFARDREIPPPSNSPAGRRDEERTAV
- a CDS encoding CapA family protein, with translation MHRRGAFLFGKPLLFLAFVALLSSASAYEPSARLVFLGDIMLGRGVAQARAGKGWDSVLGTLHPLTRSADLALANLESPIGCRPPGKADPWNLTAAPDAAAALASAGIDILNGVNNHARDSGEDGKSCARTALAAFSILLLEEENRPLEIEVNGLPIVFLAADFTNSDVESGLADLERSVRQASASRKLVVVSLHWGMEYQSGREPLQRRIALALSDAGADILWGHHPHTLQEWEWIGSAPVFYSLGNAVFDQHYPASVRRGGLAGVEIDRRGVRRVWLLPFAIDVRNGKTGPLDLPSLQVADSPLPATGSERPDPRPGAGRFPPGPLTSVFRSVE
- a CDS encoding TrkA family potassium uptake protein, with translation MNVIIVGGGKVGSHLAEILLQGGHTVRVVDGRPEVFRRLQEELPEGTAVFGEMSSPSTLEKAGIGSAGVLAAVTDQDDANLVITTLAKFEFRVPRVISRVNNPKNGWLFTPDMGVDVAISQADMMARLIAEEMSLGDMMTLIKLRKGAFSLVEEKIHPESEAHGKAIRDLGLPKECVLVAIIRKGDLILPHGETVLKESDEVLAVVHRSKLEVLAGKLGKQL